A stretch of Eleutherodactylus coqui strain aEleCoq1 chromosome 2, aEleCoq1.hap1, whole genome shotgun sequence DNA encodes these proteins:
- the LOC136611074 gene encoding uncharacterized protein isoform X1, with protein MLCASPCKYSPLCTYIQQDIGDHPVTPSWRRRKNLQVSPAFMETLRNVFHRRAHPSWRNLCDAWTKLTHSAFLLKCECSSLEYKEWNPWKDWCNSWEEINYSLDKTPKSEMSRANLFFELSTLAELTRDKLEEAKTTAQENQRLMWQNFALQKKCDELQSQLYAEKQMRLENDLSIKYNLEKEVQLKNTLEDQEVLTFHVKKKETELEQALTKCNELVNTLSDYGGQLEKYDQRIGYQVNIKNDIIVVPSPNMGENRPWTPQEQMSLIEQLPDPVARPIPYYRQMSQIQSVYNATWQDLTPLTALKVGKAVGEIINDHVKRHCGQDFDQINVLDWGSGQLYMTGLQHWAKTKLQESSLSLTNVVQEKGETIESFFAKLQTRWADLEYNGIGEMGDTVLALAFVNGLKPSVKKKLQDCKPEWRQAAVSFLLKVAKGIELNERSEKAAGRLKQRNLKCYFCGKPGHIKRECRKFLRQK; from the coding sequence AAAAAATCTTCAAGTCTCACCTGCCTTTATGGAAACTCTAAGAAACGTGTTTCATAGGAGAGCGCATCCTTCTTGGAGAAACCTGTGTGACGCGTGGACCAAACTGACACATTCTGCTTTCCTTCTAAAATGTGAATGTTCTTCTTTGGAATACAAAGAATGGAACCCTTGGAAGGATTGGTGTAACTCCTGGGAAGAAATTAACTATTCCCTAGACAAAACTCCTAAATCTGAAATGTCGAGAGCAAATTTGTTTTTCGAACTGTCTACCTTAGCAGAGCTGACCAGAGACAAATTGGAAGAAGCCAAAACCACAGCCCAAGAGAACCAAAGGTTGATGTGGCAGAATTTTGCTTTGCAGAAAAAGTGTGACGAGCTTCAATCACAATTGTATGCCGAAAAGCAGATGAGACTGGAAAATGACCTCTCGATCAAGTACAATCTGGAGAAGGAAGTCCAACTCAAAAATACACTTGAGGATCAGGAGGTCTTGACATTTCATGTCAAGAAGAAGGAAACAGAACTTGAGCAAGCCCTAACCAAGTGTAATGAACTGGTGAACACACTTTCAGACTATGGGGGTCAATTGGAAAAATATGATCAAAGAATTGGTTACCAGGTCAACattaaaaatgacataattgttGTTCCCAGCCCCAACATGGGGGAGAACAGACCATGGACTCCCCAGGAACAGATGTCACTGATTGAGCAGTTGCCGGACCCCGTTGCCAGACCTATACCATATTACAGACAAATGTCACAGATACAAAGCGTTTACAATGCAACCTGGCAGGACCTGACACCCCTGACTGCCCTAAAGGTTGGAAAGGCTGTTGGTGAAATCATTAATGACCATGTGAAAAGGCATTGCGGACAGGACTTTGACCAGATAAATGTCCTTGATTGGGGATCCGGCCAGCTATACATGACAGGATTGCAGCATTGGGCTAAAACTAAACTACAGGAGTCTTCTCTGTCCCTAACTAACGTagtacaggaaaagggagagacTATTGAGTCTTTCTTTGCCAAACTCCAGACCAGGTGGGCCGATTTGGAATATAATGGAATTGGTGAAATGGGTGACACCGTGCTTGCTTTAGCATTTGTGAACGGTCTTAAACCATCTGTCAAGAAGAAACTACAAGATTGTAAGCCAGAGTGGCGACAAGCTGCGGTGTCCTTTTTACTCAAGGTGGCCAAAGGTATAGAATTGAATGAGAGATCAGAGAAAGCCGCCGGTAGACTCAAGCAACGTAATCTCAAGTGTTACTTTTGCGGTAAACCAGGTCACATCAAACGTGAATGTAGAAAATTTTTGAGACAAAAATAG
- the LOC136611074 gene encoding uncharacterized protein isoform X2, producing the protein METLRNVFHRRAHPSWRNLCDAWTKLTHSAFLLKCECSSLEYKEWNPWKDWCNSWEEINYSLDKTPKSEMSRANLFFELSTLAELTRDKLEEAKTTAQENQRLMWQNFALQKKCDELQSQLYAEKQMRLENDLSIKYNLEKEVQLKNTLEDQEVLTFHVKKKETELEQALTKCNELVNTLSDYGGQLEKYDQRIGYQVNIKNDIIVVPSPNMGENRPWTPQEQMSLIEQLPDPVARPIPYYRQMSQIQSVYNATWQDLTPLTALKVGKAVGEIINDHVKRHCGQDFDQINVLDWGSGQLYMTGLQHWAKTKLQESSLSLTNVVQEKGETIESFFAKLQTRWADLEYNGIGEMGDTVLALAFVNGLKPSVKKKLQDCKPEWRQAAVSFLLKVAKGIELNERSEKAAGRLKQRNLKCYFCGKPGHIKRECRKFLRQK; encoded by the coding sequence ATGGAAACTCTAAGAAACGTGTTTCATAGGAGAGCGCATCCTTCTTGGAGAAACCTGTGTGACGCGTGGACCAAACTGACACATTCTGCTTTCCTTCTAAAATGTGAATGTTCTTCTTTGGAATACAAAGAATGGAACCCTTGGAAGGATTGGTGTAACTCCTGGGAAGAAATTAACTATTCCCTAGACAAAACTCCTAAATCTGAAATGTCGAGAGCAAATTTGTTTTTCGAACTGTCTACCTTAGCAGAGCTGACCAGAGACAAATTGGAAGAAGCCAAAACCACAGCCCAAGAGAACCAAAGGTTGATGTGGCAGAATTTTGCTTTGCAGAAAAAGTGTGACGAGCTTCAATCACAATTGTATGCCGAAAAGCAGATGAGACTGGAAAATGACCTCTCGATCAAGTACAATCTGGAGAAGGAAGTCCAACTCAAAAATACACTTGAGGATCAGGAGGTCTTGACATTTCATGTCAAGAAGAAGGAAACAGAACTTGAGCAAGCCCTAACCAAGTGTAATGAACTGGTGAACACACTTTCAGACTATGGGGGTCAATTGGAAAAATATGATCAAAGAATTGGTTACCAGGTCAACattaaaaatgacataattgttGTTCCCAGCCCCAACATGGGGGAGAACAGACCATGGACTCCCCAGGAACAGATGTCACTGATTGAGCAGTTGCCGGACCCCGTTGCCAGACCTATACCATATTACAGACAAATGTCACAGATACAAAGCGTTTACAATGCAACCTGGCAGGACCTGACACCCCTGACTGCCCTAAAGGTTGGAAAGGCTGTTGGTGAAATCATTAATGACCATGTGAAAAGGCATTGCGGACAGGACTTTGACCAGATAAATGTCCTTGATTGGGGATCCGGCCAGCTATACATGACAGGATTGCAGCATTGGGCTAAAACTAAACTACAGGAGTCTTCTCTGTCCCTAACTAACGTagtacaggaaaagggagagacTATTGAGTCTTTCTTTGCCAAACTCCAGACCAGGTGGGCCGATTTGGAATATAATGGAATTGGTGAAATGGGTGACACCGTGCTTGCTTTAGCATTTGTGAACGGTCTTAAACCATCTGTCAAGAAGAAACTACAAGATTGTAAGCCAGAGTGGCGACAAGCTGCGGTGTCCTTTTTACTCAAGGTGGCCAAAGGTATAGAATTGAATGAGAGATCAGAGAAAGCCGCCGGTAGACTCAAGCAACGTAATCTCAAGTGTTACTTTTGCGGTAAACCAGGTCACATCAAACGTGAATGTAGAAAATTTTTGAGACAAAAATAG